In the genome of Asterias amurensis chromosome 16, ASM3211899v1, one region contains:
- the LOC139948698 gene encoding uncharacterized protein isoform X1: protein MKEMIGGCCVCGDERGWTENPLVYCDGQGCNVAVHQACYGIVTVPTGPWYCRKCESQERSARVRCDLCPQREGALKRTDNGSWAHVVCALYIPEVCFGNVTTMEPILLSSVPNDRYNKSCCLCETKGREAKAGVGACMTCNKNGCRQSFHVTCAQQDGFLCEEAGQYNDNVKYTGYCSYHYNKLKKDKDIKTIPPFKPLGSAYSTPEKPADRPSADKTEKTDKSEKLKLDKIIKAKPERKNRFCIAEASAALIAQQESAAEARAAEVKAAEARSTDLKTSVRSSEGRVAESKVARPSEGRVPESKAARLSEGRVTESKAARLSEGRVAESKAARLAEARAAESKAARLSEGRLAESKAARLAEARAAELKTVRLSEARAAEVKATRLTEACTTEPKSGTNTSSSPNSGKGDDSSGKFTNANFTETVIGPTGTPPSSSGVEDPSSGDSSLILKFTRNTVSQPGRGRKSNTQKLDIPGVGDSQSTVVSSKSGGSEFSVSYSERVSSPSLTQEDTSLSVKPNKSKKGQSKSNPSTPNPTTPMVITETVMVKDLPPVSEKTRGTPTVDVETVTSPTPSGSGKTTYTGAYEEFMAKYKAEETEDVSTKNKEEESSPASTIFQTSKVMTTKPTIHKPTSSKTAISTTSSSGDEMTKRERKKHRSGKRKDSKLNRPRSSLRSFGGGDGIPNKKRRSSGSSLGSPQALSMPRLSFSGTGGSCGLNSPSSGSSMMNFLNQSTNNEDSAIRDVFNMAGQSGLIGPQSRLSSLNHRQHQETTQSSGMPETMEQLLERQWDQGSEFLMHQATHLDIASLLSCLYQIRQENTRLEEHLTSLVQRRDHLIAVNLRLARPLHQGGSPENSRRSPRFNNVIHSDGTTMSASSQELNSSRSSTQSLSHSLNQSLNHSYNQSPSSAALSHPHGNPTINLNHSQSSLHPSSTPQNNGLSHLPVMPSPIPSSQSSRHSPAHSHTSTPLSSSSHGTVQVIPGHGQATPPPGRLTPGHGQGRMTPSQERMTPVLVKTSLGQSSSGHGSEGHKRVPSRDSTSTESSHSSRDSTSRDQPTQLPGVNPGVNPAIHSAMLLQHQNLNTLVQQHLTTEQHQQLVYQMMQTQNPGLGLSVVLPTGIGTATTAASLLPVNGELQSMSGHSQSQSTSRPKSPRGERRQTNSKDKS, encoded by the exons ATGAAGGAGATGATCGGGGGCTGCTGTGTTTGCGGAGATGAACGTGGCTGGACGGAGAACCCGTTAGTTTACTGTGACGGACAGGGCTGTAATGTGGCCGTACACCAAG caTGTTATGGTATTGTGACAGTTCCAACTGGACCTTGGTATTGCCGCAAATGTGAATCACAAGAAAGATCAGCAAGAGTG CGCTGTGATCTGTGTCCTCAACGTGAGGGAGCTTTAAAAAGGACTGATAATGGAA GTTGGGCCCATGTGGTCTGTGCTTTATATATTCCTGAAGTCTGCTTTGGAAATGTGACGACTATGGAACCTATTCTTCTATCTTCTGTTCCTAATGATAGATATAACAAA TCGTGCTGTTTATGTGAAACAAAGGGACGTGAGGCAAAGGCAGGTGTGGGAGCCTGCATGACTTGTAATAAGAACGGCTGCCGTCAATCTTTTCATGTTACGTG TGCTCAGCAAGACGGATTCTTGTGCGAGGAAGCTGGCCAGTATAACGATAACGTCAAGTACACTGGCTACTGTTCCTACCACTACAATAAACTG AAAAAAGACAAAGATATCAAGACAATACCTCCATTTAAGCCTCTTGGTAGTGCCTACAGCACTCCTGAGAAACCTGCAGACAGGCCTTCTGCCGATAAGACTGAAAAAACTGATAAATCAGAGAAGTTAAAACTGGACAAGATCATTAAAGCAAAGCCTGAAAGGAAGAACAGGTTTTGTATTGCTGAGGCAAGTGCTGCCCTGATTGCACAACAGGAGAGTGCAGCAGAAGCAAGAGCAGCTGAGGTGAAAGCAGCAGAAGCACGTTCAACTGACTTGAAGACCTCAGTTCGTTCGTCAGAAGGACGTGTCGCAGAGTCCAAAGTAGCTCGTCCATCAGAAGGACGTGTTCCTGAGTCCAAGGCAGCCCGTCTGTCAGAAGGACGTGTCACTGAGTCAAAGGCAGCCCGTCTGTCAGAAGGTCGTGTCGCTGAGTCTAAGGCAGCACGTCTCGCGGAAGCACGTGCTGCTGAGTCCAAGGCAGCTCGTCTGTCAGAAGGACGTCTTGCTGAGTCCAAGGCAGCACGCCTCGCAGAAGCTCGTGCTGCTGAATTAAAAACAGTGCGACTCTCAGAAGCTCGTGCCGCTGAAGTGAAAGCAACACGTCTCACAGAAGCATGCACCACTGAGCCTAAGTCAGGGACAAATACTTCTAGTTCTCCAAATAGTGGAAAGGGTGACGACTCAAGTGGAAAGTTTACCAACGCAAATTTTACAGAGACTGTGATCGGCCCAACTGGGACACCCCCGTCATCGTCAGGAGTGGAGGATCCATCCTCGGGGGATAGCTCCTTGATCCTGAAGTTTACTCGGAACACTGTGAGCCAGCCTGGAAGAGGAAGAAAAAGCAACACGCAAAAGTTGGATATTCCAGGAGTTGGGGATAGTCAGTCGACTGTCGTCTCTTCAAAATCCGGAGGATCTGAGTTCAGTGTTAGTTACTCTGAACGTGTTTCTTCCCCAAGTCTAACCCAAGAGGACACAAGTTTGAGTGTCAAACCAAACAAATCTAAAAAAGGGCAGTCAAAGTCTAATCCTTCGACCCCGAATCCGACGACACCAATGGTGATTACAGAAACAGTCATGGTCAAGGATCTTCCACCGGTGTCGGAAAAGACACGAGGTACCCCGACAGTGGATGTTGAAACAGTTACATCACCAACCCCGAGTGGTTCAGGGAAGACCACTTACACAGGTGCTTACGAGGAATTCATGGCTAAATATAAAGCTGAGGAGACTGAAGATGTCTCCACTAAGAACAAAGAGGAAGAATCCTCACCTGCCTCGACCATCTTCCAGacgtcaaaggtcatgacaacaAAACCGACAATCCACAAACCCACAAGTTCTAAAACTGCAATATCCACTACCTCGAGTAGCGGTGATGAAATGACCAAGCgcgaaaggaaaaaacaccgcAGTGGGAAACGGAAAGACAGCAAGTTGAATCGTCCCAGGTCGTCTTTGAGATCTTTTGGAGGAGGAGACGGGATACCCAATAAGAAGAGGAGATCGAGTGGATCATCTCTAGGTAGTCCTCAAGCCTTGTCGATGCCGAGATTAAGTTTTAGTGGGACTGGTGGTAGCTGTGGCTTAAATTCTCCATCCTCAGGATCCTCAATGATGAACTTCTTGAATCAATCAACAAATAATG AAGATTCAGCAATCAGGGATGTATTTAACATGGCAGGTCAGAGTGGACTGATTGGACCTCAGTCTCGGCTCTCGTCTCTCAATCACAGACAACACCAAGAGACCACCCAATC GTCTGGTATGCCAGAAACGATGGAGCAACTTCTTGAGAGACAGTGGGATCAAGGATCAGAGTTCCTGATGCATCAAGCCACTCATCTTGACA TTGCATCCCTGCTGTCTTGTTTGTATCAAATACGGCAAGAGAACACCCGTCTAGAAGAGCACCTTACATCTCTTGTCCAACGTCGGGATCACCTTATTGCCGTCAACCTGCGCCTCGCGAGGCCTCTGCACCAGGGAGGGTCCCCAGAGAACTCAAGACGGAGTCCAAGGTTTAACAATGTGATACACTCAGATGGGACGACCATGAGTGCTAGTAGTCAG GAGTTGAACAGCAGTCGGAGCAGTACCCAAAGCCTAAGTCACTCCTTGAATCAATCCTTAAATCACTCTTACAACCAGTCTCCCTCATCGGCTGCCCTCTCCCACCCTCACGGCAACCCGACCATCAATCTCAATCATTCCCAGTCGTCACTTCACCCTTCCAGTACTCCGCAGAACAACGGCCTGTCTCATCTTCCAGTCATGCCGTCCCCGATTCCCTCGTCGCAGTCTTCCCGCCATAGCCCCGCCCACTCCCACACCTCAACACCCCTGTCCTCGTCCTCACATGGTACAGTCCAAGTCATCCCGGGTCATGGGCAGGCGACCCCACCTCCAGGTCGACTTACTCCGGGTCATGGGCAGGGTCGCATGACCCCAAGCCAGGAGCGAATGACCCCAGTGCTGGTCAAGACATCTCTGGGTCAAAGTTCATCAGGTCATGGGTCAGAAGGTCATAAAAGAGTACCATCAAGGGACAG CACAAGTACGGAGTCGTCCCATTCAAGTCGTGACAGTACAAGTCGTGATCAACCTACTCAACTCCCTGGGGTCAATCCAGGGGTCAACCCAGCAATCCATTCAGCAATGCTCTTACAACATCAAAACCTTAATACACTGGTACAGCAGCATCTTACAACT GAACAGCATCAGCAACTTGTGTACCAAATGATGCAGACTCAAAACCCAGGGTTAGGTCTATCCGTCGTTCTCCCCACTGGCATTGGAACGGCCACCACGGCAGCATCCCTTCTGCCCGTCAATGGGGAATTACAATCAATGAGTGGGCATAGTCAATCACAGAGTACGAGTAGACCTAAG agtCCGAGAGGCGAAAGGAGACAGACAAATTCCAAAGACAAGAGCTAG
- the LOC139948698 gene encoding uncharacterized protein isoform X2: MKEMIGGCCVCGDERGWTENPLVYCDGQGCNVAVHQACYGIVTVPTGPWYCRKCESQERSARVRCDLCPQREGALKRTDNGSWAHVVCALYIPEVCFGNVTTMEPILLSSVPNDRYNKSCCLCETKGREAKAGVGACMTCNKNGCRQSFHVTCAQQDGFLCEEAGQYNDNVKYTGYCSYHYNKLKKDKDIKTIPPFKPLGSAYSTPEKPADRPSADKTEKTDKSEKLKLDKIIKAKPERKNRFCIAEASAALIAQQESAAEARAAEVKAAEARSTDLKTSVRSSEGRVAESKVARPSEGRVPESKAARLSEGRVTESKAARLSEGRVAESKAARLAEARAAESKAARLSEGRLAESKAARLAEARAAELKTVRLSEARAAEVKATRLTEACTTEPKSGTNTSSSPNSGKGDDSSGKFTNANFTETVIGPTGTPPSSSGVEDPSSGDSSLILKFTRNTVSQPGRGRKSNTQKLDIPGVGDSQSTVVSSKSGGSEFSVSYSERVSSPSLTQEDTSLSVKPNKSKKGQSKSNPSTPNPTTPMVITETVMVKDLPPVSEKTRGTPTVDVETVTSPTPSGSGKTTYTGAYEEFMAKYKAEETEDVSTKNKEEESSPASTIFQTSKVMTTKPTIHKPTSSKTAISTTSSSGDEMTKRERKKHRSGKRKDSKLNRPRSSLRSFGGGDGIPNKKRRSSGSSLGSPQALSMPRLSFSGTGGSCGLNSPSSGSSMMNFLNQSTNNDSAIRDVFNMAGQSGLIGPQSRLSSLNHRQHQETTQSSGMPETMEQLLERQWDQGSEFLMHQATHLDIASLLSCLYQIRQENTRLEEHLTSLVQRRDHLIAVNLRLARPLHQGGSPENSRRSPRFNNVIHSDGTTMSASSQELNSSRSSTQSLSHSLNQSLNHSYNQSPSSAALSHPHGNPTINLNHSQSSLHPSSTPQNNGLSHLPVMPSPIPSSQSSRHSPAHSHTSTPLSSSSHGTVQVIPGHGQATPPPGRLTPGHGQGRMTPSQERMTPVLVKTSLGQSSSGHGSEGHKRVPSRDSTSTESSHSSRDSTSRDQPTQLPGVNPGVNPAIHSAMLLQHQNLNTLVQQHLTTEQHQQLVYQMMQTQNPGLGLSVVLPTGIGTATTAASLLPVNGELQSMSGHSQSQSTSRPKSPRGERRQTNSKDKS, encoded by the exons ATGAAGGAGATGATCGGGGGCTGCTGTGTTTGCGGAGATGAACGTGGCTGGACGGAGAACCCGTTAGTTTACTGTGACGGACAGGGCTGTAATGTGGCCGTACACCAAG caTGTTATGGTATTGTGACAGTTCCAACTGGACCTTGGTATTGCCGCAAATGTGAATCACAAGAAAGATCAGCAAGAGTG CGCTGTGATCTGTGTCCTCAACGTGAGGGAGCTTTAAAAAGGACTGATAATGGAA GTTGGGCCCATGTGGTCTGTGCTTTATATATTCCTGAAGTCTGCTTTGGAAATGTGACGACTATGGAACCTATTCTTCTATCTTCTGTTCCTAATGATAGATATAACAAA TCGTGCTGTTTATGTGAAACAAAGGGACGTGAGGCAAAGGCAGGTGTGGGAGCCTGCATGACTTGTAATAAGAACGGCTGCCGTCAATCTTTTCATGTTACGTG TGCTCAGCAAGACGGATTCTTGTGCGAGGAAGCTGGCCAGTATAACGATAACGTCAAGTACACTGGCTACTGTTCCTACCACTACAATAAACTG AAAAAAGACAAAGATATCAAGACAATACCTCCATTTAAGCCTCTTGGTAGTGCCTACAGCACTCCTGAGAAACCTGCAGACAGGCCTTCTGCCGATAAGACTGAAAAAACTGATAAATCAGAGAAGTTAAAACTGGACAAGATCATTAAAGCAAAGCCTGAAAGGAAGAACAGGTTTTGTATTGCTGAGGCAAGTGCTGCCCTGATTGCACAACAGGAGAGTGCAGCAGAAGCAAGAGCAGCTGAGGTGAAAGCAGCAGAAGCACGTTCAACTGACTTGAAGACCTCAGTTCGTTCGTCAGAAGGACGTGTCGCAGAGTCCAAAGTAGCTCGTCCATCAGAAGGACGTGTTCCTGAGTCCAAGGCAGCCCGTCTGTCAGAAGGACGTGTCACTGAGTCAAAGGCAGCCCGTCTGTCAGAAGGTCGTGTCGCTGAGTCTAAGGCAGCACGTCTCGCGGAAGCACGTGCTGCTGAGTCCAAGGCAGCTCGTCTGTCAGAAGGACGTCTTGCTGAGTCCAAGGCAGCACGCCTCGCAGAAGCTCGTGCTGCTGAATTAAAAACAGTGCGACTCTCAGAAGCTCGTGCCGCTGAAGTGAAAGCAACACGTCTCACAGAAGCATGCACCACTGAGCCTAAGTCAGGGACAAATACTTCTAGTTCTCCAAATAGTGGAAAGGGTGACGACTCAAGTGGAAAGTTTACCAACGCAAATTTTACAGAGACTGTGATCGGCCCAACTGGGACACCCCCGTCATCGTCAGGAGTGGAGGATCCATCCTCGGGGGATAGCTCCTTGATCCTGAAGTTTACTCGGAACACTGTGAGCCAGCCTGGAAGAGGAAGAAAAAGCAACACGCAAAAGTTGGATATTCCAGGAGTTGGGGATAGTCAGTCGACTGTCGTCTCTTCAAAATCCGGAGGATCTGAGTTCAGTGTTAGTTACTCTGAACGTGTTTCTTCCCCAAGTCTAACCCAAGAGGACACAAGTTTGAGTGTCAAACCAAACAAATCTAAAAAAGGGCAGTCAAAGTCTAATCCTTCGACCCCGAATCCGACGACACCAATGGTGATTACAGAAACAGTCATGGTCAAGGATCTTCCACCGGTGTCGGAAAAGACACGAGGTACCCCGACAGTGGATGTTGAAACAGTTACATCACCAACCCCGAGTGGTTCAGGGAAGACCACTTACACAGGTGCTTACGAGGAATTCATGGCTAAATATAAAGCTGAGGAGACTGAAGATGTCTCCACTAAGAACAAAGAGGAAGAATCCTCACCTGCCTCGACCATCTTCCAGacgtcaaaggtcatgacaacaAAACCGACAATCCACAAACCCACAAGTTCTAAAACTGCAATATCCACTACCTCGAGTAGCGGTGATGAAATGACCAAGCgcgaaaggaaaaaacaccgcAGTGGGAAACGGAAAGACAGCAAGTTGAATCGTCCCAGGTCGTCTTTGAGATCTTTTGGAGGAGGAGACGGGATACCCAATAAGAAGAGGAGATCGAGTGGATCATCTCTAGGTAGTCCTCAAGCCTTGTCGATGCCGAGATTAAGTTTTAGTGGGACTGGTGGTAGCTGTGGCTTAAATTCTCCATCCTCAGGATCCTCAATGATGAACTTCTTGAATCAATCAACAAATAATG ATTCAGCAATCAGGGATGTATTTAACATGGCAGGTCAGAGTGGACTGATTGGACCTCAGTCTCGGCTCTCGTCTCTCAATCACAGACAACACCAAGAGACCACCCAATC GTCTGGTATGCCAGAAACGATGGAGCAACTTCTTGAGAGACAGTGGGATCAAGGATCAGAGTTCCTGATGCATCAAGCCACTCATCTTGACA TTGCATCCCTGCTGTCTTGTTTGTATCAAATACGGCAAGAGAACACCCGTCTAGAAGAGCACCTTACATCTCTTGTCCAACGTCGGGATCACCTTATTGCCGTCAACCTGCGCCTCGCGAGGCCTCTGCACCAGGGAGGGTCCCCAGAGAACTCAAGACGGAGTCCAAGGTTTAACAATGTGATACACTCAGATGGGACGACCATGAGTGCTAGTAGTCAG GAGTTGAACAGCAGTCGGAGCAGTACCCAAAGCCTAAGTCACTCCTTGAATCAATCCTTAAATCACTCTTACAACCAGTCTCCCTCATCGGCTGCCCTCTCCCACCCTCACGGCAACCCGACCATCAATCTCAATCATTCCCAGTCGTCACTTCACCCTTCCAGTACTCCGCAGAACAACGGCCTGTCTCATCTTCCAGTCATGCCGTCCCCGATTCCCTCGTCGCAGTCTTCCCGCCATAGCCCCGCCCACTCCCACACCTCAACACCCCTGTCCTCGTCCTCACATGGTACAGTCCAAGTCATCCCGGGTCATGGGCAGGCGACCCCACCTCCAGGTCGACTTACTCCGGGTCATGGGCAGGGTCGCATGACCCCAAGCCAGGAGCGAATGACCCCAGTGCTGGTCAAGACATCTCTGGGTCAAAGTTCATCAGGTCATGGGTCAGAAGGTCATAAAAGAGTACCATCAAGGGACAG CACAAGTACGGAGTCGTCCCATTCAAGTCGTGACAGTACAAGTCGTGATCAACCTACTCAACTCCCTGGGGTCAATCCAGGGGTCAACCCAGCAATCCATTCAGCAATGCTCTTACAACATCAAAACCTTAATACACTGGTACAGCAGCATCTTACAACT GAACAGCATCAGCAACTTGTGTACCAAATGATGCAGACTCAAAACCCAGGGTTAGGTCTATCCGTCGTTCTCCCCACTGGCATTGGAACGGCCACCACGGCAGCATCCCTTCTGCCCGTCAATGGGGAATTACAATCAATGAGTGGGCATAGTCAATCACAGAGTACGAGTAGACCTAAG agtCCGAGAGGCGAAAGGAGACAGACAAATTCCAAAGACAAGAGCTAG